A single genomic interval of uncultured Desulfobacter sp. harbors:
- a CDS encoding ChaB family protein, whose product MPYKNLKDLPKSVRQVLPKHAREIYLAAFNNAWEQYEDPEGRSFS is encoded by the coding sequence ATGCCTTATAAGAATTTGAAAGATCTGCCGAAATCGGTTCGACAGGTGCTGCCCAAACACGCTAGAGAAATCTATCTGGCGGCGTTCAACAATGCCTGGGAGCAGTATGAGGACCCCGAAGGAAGAAGTTTCTCATAA
- the mgtE gene encoding magnesium transporter, producing the protein MTDKKSVFKRIRGAIRNHDAGALAGIFDECPSADMADVIEHLEPGERVFMFTAFTVEQAGDVLAEIESPVQKQILAGLDNQLLSDILQQLPSDDAVDILGNLSEERTEDILEMIGRDVSRELEILLKYGKETAGGIMDLEFVAASEDKTVGDVVTIIREKKQKVKNLYHVWVVDRLDKLSGVLSLKDLLVESPERRIRDIMNPEVIFVHAQKDQEEVAGLFKKHDLVNMPVVDDSGKLLGRITHDDIIDVIEKELDEDLSLMTGGMGQPIAEESTLKISRARLPWLITGIMGGIVAAVVINQFETTLEKILALSFFFPVIMGMGGNTGTQAATIVVRGMATGDISLINIKKRLWLEMKVAFVNGIVCGLFLGLIVGFWFSDYTLGGIVAMAGALVILNSGVTGSAVPFVLRKCNIDPALATGPFITTLNDILGLLIYLGLLTLFLGETF; encoded by the coding sequence ATGACAGATAAAAAATCAGTTTTCAAGCGGATAAGAGGTGCCATTCGAAATCATGATGCCGGTGCTCTGGCAGGGATTTTTGATGAATGCCCCTCTGCTGATATGGCAGATGTTATTGAGCATCTGGAACCTGGTGAACGGGTTTTTATGTTTACTGCTTTCACTGTTGAACAGGCCGGGGACGTTCTGGCAGAAATTGAATCTCCGGTACAGAAACAGATTCTTGCCGGTCTGGATAATCAGCTGCTTTCCGACATTCTTCAGCAGCTTCCTTCTGATGATGCTGTTGATATTTTGGGAAATCTTTCAGAGGAACGAACCGAAGACATTCTTGAGATGATCGGTCGTGATGTGTCCCGGGAACTTGAAATTCTCCTGAAATACGGGAAAGAGACGGCCGGCGGCATAATGGATCTGGAATTTGTTGCCGCATCAGAAGACAAAACAGTTGGGGATGTGGTTACAATAATTCGTGAAAAAAAACAAAAGGTAAAAAATCTGTATCATGTCTGGGTGGTGGATCGCCTGGACAAACTTTCCGGTGTCTTGTCCCTGAAGGATCTGCTTGTTGAGTCGCCTGAGCGTAGGATCAGAGATATTATGAACCCTGAAGTGATTTTTGTCCATGCCCAAAAGGATCAAGAAGAAGTTGCCGGACTTTTCAAAAAGCATGACCTGGTCAATATGCCTGTGGTGGATGACAGTGGTAAGCTGCTGGGCCGCATTACCCATGATGATATCATCGATGTCATCGAAAAAGAGCTGGACGAAGATCTGTCTTTGATGACCGGTGGCATGGGGCAACCAATTGCCGAAGAATCCACCCTGAAAATATCCAGGGCGCGTCTCCCATGGCTTATAACAGGGATAATGGGCGGTATTGTTGCAGCTGTTGTGATCAACCAGTTTGAAACAACGCTGGAAAAGATTCTTGCATTGTCTTTTTTCTTTCCTGTGATCATGGGTATGGGCGGCAATACAGGGACCCAGGCGGCCACAATCGTTGTCAGGGGGATGGCTACGGGTGATATCAGTCTTATTAATATTAAAAAGCGGCTCTGGCTGGAAATGAAGGTTGCATTTGTCAACGGCATTGTCTGCGGGCTTTTTTTGGGGCTGATTGTGGGTTTCTGGTTTTCCGACTATACCCTGGGAGGTATTGTGGCGATGGCCGGAGCATTGGTTATTTTAAATTCCGGTGTTACCGGTTCAGCCGTACCGTTTGTTTTACGAAAATGCAACATTGATCCTGCCCTTGCCACCGGTCCGTTTATAACCACCTTGAATGATATTCTGGGGCTGCTGATTTATCTGGGTCTTTTAACCCTTTTTTTGGGGGAAACCTTTTGA
- a CDS encoding DUF4112 domain-containing protein has translation MQKTDKEKSRKKLERLARYLDSLIKVPGFNARFGLDGLIGLIPGFGDTIGALISSVVISEAARLGAPKVLLLKMALNIALDALAGTVPVLGDLFDFVWKANQRNVYLLDSYLANPRETVVASRLFVWGLSAVLIGLVIFVGMLGFFLVRAFLNVVVGVV, from the coding sequence ATGCAAAAGACCGACAAGGAAAAATCCAGGAAGAAACTGGAGCGTCTGGCCCGTTATCTCGACAGTTTAATCAAGGTGCCGGGATTCAATGCGCGGTTTGGTCTTGACGGATTAATTGGCCTCATTCCCGGGTTTGGCGATACGATCGGAGCGCTCATTTCCAGTGTGGTCATTTCAGAAGCAGCCCGTTTGGGCGCACCAAAGGTTCTGCTTCTGAAAATGGCCTTGAATATTGCCCTTGATGCACTTGCAGGTACTGTACCGGTGCTGGGAGACCTTTTCGATTTTGTCTGGAAAGCAAACCAGCGCAACGTCTATCTGCTCGACAGCTATCTTGCCAATCCCCGGGAAACCGTTGTCGCCAGTCGACTGTTTGTCTGGGGGCTTAGTGCGGTACTGATAGGATTGGTGATTTTTGTCGGTATGCTTGGATTTTTTCTGGTTCGTGCTTTTTTGAACGTGGTTGTTGGTGTGGTCTGA
- a CDS encoding sodium:proton antiporter: MYIATLLLIIVSTGLFCQWFAWRINCPAIILLIAAGILLGPISGLIDPNLSQTELAELIGLGVAIILFEGGLDLKLSEFRRIGHGIGRLTILGPPFSWFLGTMTAHFIAGLSWPVAWVLGAILVVTGPTVIMPLLRQARLNKESASLLKWEGIVNDPVAVILAVLTFQYFTLAESGWQEALTGLGGAAGAAALFGGLGGWLIGCLYRRGSVPPHLKAPILMVLVLAAYWVSNQIQHEAGLLTVTVMGLVIGNMKLVELGPLRKFKENLTIVLVSVLFIIIPSQLKVSQLQLLHWQVAAFVLAVLFLVRPLAIGLATLGAPMRGQDKIMMAWIAPRGIVAAATAGIFGPELLAVGYQDAEILLPIVFLVIVVTVLVHGLTLAPLAQRMGLAAGEENGLLMVGASPWTQALAQVLKKLNIDVVVADGSYQRLKPIRMDGINVYYGEILSEHAEHKLEDEHLSFLFCATDNHYYNALVCKAQGHDFGHHRTFQLGPQQEQQERLAVQQRGYFAFKPPADYYTLHQRLNDGWTIQTTRLGEGFDLNKLKNHLGDIGEDWLLLGSVSPEGRLELYSDELPFKTEAGWTLLYFAPQHHK, encoded by the coding sequence ATGTATATTGCAACGCTGCTTCTGATCATTGTTTCCACCGGGCTTTTCTGCCAGTGGTTTGCCTGGCGGATAAATTGCCCTGCCATCATTCTTCTGATCGCTGCTGGAATTTTGCTGGGGCCCATCAGCGGCTTAATTGATCCAAACCTCTCTCAAACGGAACTGGCGGAATTGATCGGTTTGGGAGTTGCTATTATTCTGTTTGAGGGCGGTTTGGATCTCAAGCTGAGTGAATTTCGGCGAATCGGCCATGGAATTGGCCGTCTCACCATCCTTGGGCCGCCTTTTTCCTGGTTTCTTGGTACAATGACGGCGCATTTTATTGCCGGATTGAGTTGGCCGGTTGCCTGGGTCCTGGGTGCTATTCTGGTAGTGACCGGTCCGACGGTGATTATGCCGCTATTACGTCAGGCCCGGCTCAACAAGGAATCAGCCTCGCTTTTAAAATGGGAAGGGATTGTCAATGATCCGGTGGCGGTTATTCTGGCGGTTCTTACGTTTCAATATTTTACGCTTGCTGAAAGCGGCTGGCAGGAGGCGTTGACAGGGCTTGGTGGTGCCGCAGGAGCGGCAGCGCTGTTTGGAGGACTTGGTGGATGGCTCATCGGCTGCTTGTACAGACGGGGTTCAGTCCCCCCACATCTCAAAGCGCCCATACTTATGGTGCTGGTTCTTGCGGCATACTGGGTCAGCAACCAGATTCAGCACGAGGCAGGCCTGCTGACCGTCACAGTGATGGGGCTCGTCATTGGTAATATGAAATTGGTTGAACTTGGGCCTCTGCGAAAATTCAAGGAAAATCTCACCATTGTTCTCGTCTCGGTTTTGTTTATCATCATCCCCTCGCAACTCAAAGTCAGCCAGCTCCAATTATTGCATTGGCAGGTGGCTGCTTTCGTTCTTGCCGTTTTGTTTTTAGTCCGCCCTTTGGCTATAGGCCTTGCCACTCTGGGCGCACCCATGCGAGGCCAGGATAAAATTATGATGGCGTGGATAGCTCCGCGCGGTATTGTTGCCGCCGCCACGGCAGGCATTTTTGGCCCGGAACTTCTGGCCGTAGGATATCAAGACGCTGAAATACTGCTGCCAATTGTCTTTCTTGTTATTGTAGTTACTGTGTTGGTCCATGGGCTCACTTTGGCGCCGTTGGCGCAAAGAATGGGTCTGGCGGCTGGAGAGGAAAATGGCTTGCTGATGGTCGGTGCCTCACCGTGGACGCAGGCCCTGGCTCAGGTGTTGAAGAAGCTCAATATTGACGTTGTCGTGGCGGACGGATCGTACCAGCGTTTGAAACCGATCCGCATGGATGGTATCAATGTTTATTATGGAGAAATACTCTCAGAGCATGCTGAACACAAACTTGAAGATGAGCACCTGAGTTTTCTTTTTTGTGCTACCGATAACCATTATTACAATGCGCTGGTTTGTAAAGCGCAGGGGCATGATTTTGGGCATCACCGTACTTTTCAACTGGGGCCGCAACAGGAGCAGCAGGAACGACTTGCTGTTCAGCAGCGCGGCTATTTTGCCTTTAAGCCGCCTGCAGACTATTATACCTTGCACCAGCGCCTCAACGATGGCTGGACGATACAGACTACCCGTTTGGGCGAAGGGTTTGATCTTAACAAATTAAAGAATCATCTTGGTGATATAGGGGAAGACTGGCTATTGCTTGGCAGCGTATCTCCGGAAGGTCGGCTGGAGTTGTATTCAGACGAGCTGCCTTTCAAGACCGAGGCCGGCTGGACGCTGCTTTATTTTGCTCCTCAGCACCATAAGTGA
- a CDS encoding PLDc N-terminal domain-containing protein, translating to MGIEVGGLFGLIILIADIWAIVKTIESSVPTGKKVFWTILILLLPVLGFVIWIVGGPRK from the coding sequence ATGGGAATAGAAGTAGGCGGCCTTTTCGGGCTGATCATTTTAATCGCAGATATATGGGCTATCGTGAAGACAATCGAAAGCTCCGTGCCAACAGGGAAAAAAGTATTCTGGACCATTCTGATACTTCTTCTCCCCGTATTGGGGTTTGTTATCTGGATTGTTGGCGGACCACGAAAATGA
- a CDS encoding DUF502 domain-containing protein produces the protein MNIHNTLSKLFIKGLSIVLPIAVALYVMVWMIRSSEGAVKGILTMILPPGVYIPGMGLLAIIALVFVAGLLMYPWLTRKLFKTTDKTLRKIPLFGNVYAPVKDLMGLLGGDMEKKLGRPVMVTVPNTNMETLGFVTRDGTDDLPEGFLPDDHLVVYVQWSSQIGGYCFIVPKDSVRYLDISIEEGMRWSLTAGLSAPTNH, from the coding sequence ATGAATATACACAACACCTTGTCAAAACTGTTTATTAAAGGCCTTTCCATCGTGCTGCCCATTGCTGTTGCATTGTATGTTATGGTGTGGATGATCCGTAGTTCCGAAGGGGCGGTAAAAGGTATATTAACCATGATACTGCCGCCGGGGGTTTATATCCCCGGTATGGGCCTTTTGGCGATTATTGCACTGGTATTTGTTGCCGGATTGCTCATGTACCCCTGGCTGACCCGCAAGCTTTTCAAGACAACCGACAAAACCCTGCGTAAAATTCCGCTTTTCGGCAATGTGTATGCCCCTGTTAAGGATCTAATGGGACTGCTGGGCGGTGATATGGAAAAAAAATTAGGCAGGCCGGTGATGGTTACCGTTCCTAATACAAATATGGAAACCCTGGGATTCGTGACAAGAGACGGGACTGATGATCTTCCCGAGGGCTTTTTGCCGGATGACCATCTGGTGGTGTACGTCCAGTGGAGTTCTCAGATCGGAGGGTATTGTTTTATTGTCCCCAAGGACAGTGTCCGTTATCTGGATATCTCCATAGAAGAGGGGATGCGCTGGTCCTTGACGGCCGGGCTTTCCGCCCCTACAAACCATTAA
- a CDS encoding coiled coil domain-containing protein has translation MSMKEAYEKKLQSKLDEWNAEIDKLKAKADSAEADAQLEYHKQIEELRAMQDEAGKKLDELKEAGDDAWEDLKAGIDRAWDSLSSSIKSARSRFN, from the coding sequence ATGAGTATGAAAGAAGCCTACGAAAAGAAACTGCAGAGCAAACTGGATGAATGGAATGCAGAAATTGACAAACTTAAAGCCAAGGCTGATTCAGCCGAAGCAGATGCGCAGCTGGAATATCACAAACAGATTGAAGAGCTGCGGGCCATGCAGGATGAGGCCGGTAAAAAACTTGATGAACTCAAGGAAGCCGGTGATGACGCCTGGGAAGATCTCAAAGCCGGCATCGACAGGGCCTGGGATTCTCTCAGCAGTTCCATTAAATCGGCTAGATCACGCTTCAATTAA
- a CDS encoding YhjD/YihY/BrkB family envelope integrity protein, giving the protein MKISAKRDIRRKNIKSVLNRYWQFGYGIFRISFKEFVRDRCSLQASALTLYTLLSIVPVMAMAFGIAKGFGFQKYLETRILSLFAGQEQIIQNVLTFSINLLERTKGGLMAVLGIIFLMYALIKMMGHMEDIFNRIWGVRGNRLLIRKITDYISIAMAAGLLVIFSGSATIFVTGYLEKFMVILDLPVSLGRLLSFGLKIIPFLTVWMVFTFFYMFIPNKNVNVRAALAGGVIAGTIFQLAQIAYLQFQVGVSTYNAIYGSFAAIPLFLFWLNASWTIVLFGAEISFVWEHFDVLQTDDPEYAHISVRVKKLIFLRIAVFCVNRFAQGRAPVTSSSVADHLHLSVNITSVFMEKLVHSRILFKVSDPEPGFTPARDIESMTVMDVVTAFENMGKEELYLGDTLELTALEQSLETFATAARQSSGERLLKDI; this is encoded by the coding sequence TTGAAAATCTCAGCAAAACGGGATATAAGGAGGAAAAATATCAAAAGCGTCCTGAACAGATACTGGCAATTCGGATATGGTATTTTCCGGATTTCGTTCAAGGAATTTGTCCGGGACCGTTGCAGCCTGCAGGCATCTGCCTTAACCCTGTATACCTTGTTGTCCATTGTACCGGTCATGGCCATGGCATTCGGCATTGCCAAGGGGTTTGGTTTCCAAAAATATCTTGAAACCCGGATACTGTCTTTGTTTGCAGGCCAGGAGCAGATCATCCAGAATGTTCTGACTTTTTCCATCAATTTGCTGGAAAGAACCAAAGGCGGGCTTATGGCGGTGCTGGGCATCATCTTTTTGATGTATGCGCTGATAAAGATGATGGGCCACATGGAAGATATATTCAACCGGATCTGGGGGGTCAGGGGAAACCGCCTTCTGATTCGCAAAATTACCGATTATATTTCCATTGCCATGGCTGCCGGGCTGCTGGTGATTTTTTCCGGCAGTGCCACCATTTTTGTCACCGGTTATCTGGAAAAATTCATGGTAATCCTTGATCTTCCAGTCAGCTTGGGCCGTCTGCTTTCTTTTGGTTTAAAGATAATTCCGTTTTTAACTGTCTGGATGGTATTTACCTTTTTTTATATGTTTATTCCCAATAAAAATGTAAATGTCCGGGCCGCTCTGGCCGGAGGTGTCATTGCCGGCACCATTTTTCAGCTGGCCCAGATAGCCTATCTGCAATTCCAGGTGGGGGTTTCCACCTATAATGCCATTTACGGCAGTTTTGCAGCCATACCGTTGTTTTTGTTCTGGCTGAATGCGTCCTGGACCATTGTGCTGTTCGGCGCTGAAATTTCCTTTGTGTGGGAACATTTTGATGTGCTTCAGACAGATGACCCGGAATATGCGCACATCAGTGTACGGGTGAAGAAATTGATCTTCCTCAGAATAGCTGTTTTTTGTGTGAACCGGTTCGCCCAAGGCAGGGCGCCGGTGACATCCTCATCTGTTGCCGACCATCTCCACCTGTCTGTGAACATTACATCGGTTTTTATGGAAAAGCTGGTCCATAGCCGTATTCTGTTCAAAGTGAGTGACCCTGAACCCGGCTTTACCCCGGCCCGGGACATTGAAAGCATGACTGTCATGGATGTTGTGACAGCCTTTGAAAATATGGGAAAAGAGGAGCTGTATCTGGGTGACACCCTGGAGCTGACAGCACTGGAACAGAGTCTGGAAACCTTTGCAACAGCTGCCAGGCAGTCTTCCGGGGAACGGCTCCTCAAAGATATCTGA
- a CDS encoding cation-transporting P-type ATPase, with amino-acid sequence MKKKDTTYPTLDGTSPWKLESTETVKFLESHSDEGLDSSQARSRLQKYGPNRIEAAKQRSIQQILTAQIKNLIVLLLAVAAGVSFILGQFLEGIAILVALIINVFIGFGTELRAARSMEALQQMTRRHAKVLRQSEIRKIDAAKLVPGDIVVLEGGDIVPADLRLIEANRIKADESALTGESVPVDKDVATLAEDTPLAERNNMLFNGTALTQGSGRGVVVATGMSTQLGHISQLAEGAQEEALTPLEKRLNSLGQKLIWITLGIALLIGVTGVLAGKDLVMIFKTSVALAVAAIPEGLPIVATIALARGMWRMAQKNALVNRLSAVETLGSTSIICADKTGTLTENKMTLSTLVLVDSQEVMHVRWDPEQAPPFSVEKDTKTDDSLNNHIKETLIIGMLCSNAHLPKDGEGVGDPMELALLQAGKTLGLQRDDLLEAYPEKKEEAFSPETKMMATWHTWNQDKMVAVKGAPEAVLESSSRLLTIEGQTRKLDKTLYEKLLQANETLADQGLRVLGIARRFTDAVQKDPYSSLTFMGFVGLLDPPRKNIRKVIDNLKQAGVRLVMVTGDHPGTASAIAQKLDLPGDGEAVIHGDILKSTQDYTSEERHNLLKSSVFARISPEQKLNLVALFQADGSVVAMTGDGVNDAPALTKADIGVAMGGRGTQVAREAADIVLKDDNFATIALAMEQGRVIFSNIRKFIVFLLSGNVGAILIVGLAMLFGSILPLLPLQILYLNMISDVFPALALGVGKGEPSVMDRPPRPSSEPVVTRALWMTIFGYGLLIAGTALTGFWISLEKMSLSGERAVTITFLILAFTRTWHVFNMRDAGSGVIVNDVTRNLFVWGAVVLSIVLLIFAVYFPPLSQVLTMVVPTPFQWLFILGMSLVPLVVVQIIKQMAPHKNSDTLLRKRYVQ; translated from the coding sequence ATGAAAAAAAAAGACACAACATACCCAACTTTGGATGGTACATCTCCCTGGAAGCTTGAGTCGACGGAAACGGTTAAATTCCTTGAATCCCATTCCGATGAAGGACTGGATTCAAGCCAGGCCCGCAGCCGTTTGCAAAAATATGGGCCAAACCGGATTGAAGCGGCAAAACAGCGCTCCATCCAGCAGATATTGACTGCTCAGATTAAGAATCTCATTGTATTGCTTCTGGCTGTGGCTGCAGGGGTATCTTTCATTCTGGGGCAGTTCCTGGAAGGGATCGCCATACTGGTGGCTTTGATCATCAATGTGTTCATCGGGTTCGGCACTGAGTTGCGGGCCGCACGCTCCATGGAAGCATTACAGCAGATGACCAGAAGGCATGCCAAGGTACTGCGCCAATCAGAAATCCGGAAAATTGATGCCGCCAAACTGGTTCCCGGAGACATTGTGGTTCTGGAAGGCGGGGATATAGTTCCGGCAGATCTGCGGCTGATTGAGGCCAACCGAATTAAAGCAGATGAATCCGCCTTGACCGGAGAGTCTGTGCCGGTGGACAAGGATGTGGCGACCCTGGCCGAAGACACACCCCTTGCAGAGCGGAACAACATGCTTTTCAACGGCACCGCCCTGACCCAGGGATCAGGCAGAGGCGTGGTGGTAGCCACCGGCATGTCCACCCAGCTGGGGCATATTTCACAGCTGGCCGAGGGCGCGCAGGAAGAAGCCCTGACACCGCTGGAAAAACGGTTGAACAGCCTGGGGCAAAAACTGATCTGGATCACCTTGGGTATCGCCCTGTTGATAGGGGTGACCGGTGTGTTGGCCGGCAAAGATCTGGTGATGATTTTCAAAACATCCGTCGCACTGGCAGTTGCCGCCATCCCGGAAGGCCTGCCCATCGTGGCCACCATTGCACTGGCCAGGGGCATGTGGCGGATGGCCCAAAAAAATGCACTGGTCAATCGGCTCTCTGCGGTGGAAACTCTCGGGTCAACCAGCATCATCTGCGCGGACAAGACCGGCACCCTGACGGAAAATAAAATGACGTTATCAACGCTGGTTCTGGTGGATTCACAAGAGGTGATGCACGTCAGGTGGGACCCGGAACAAGCCCCGCCTTTTTCTGTTGAAAAAGATACAAAAACCGATGATTCCCTGAACAACCATATAAAAGAGACATTGATCATCGGTATGCTGTGCAGCAATGCCCATCTGCCCAAAGACGGGGAGGGGGTGGGTGATCCCATGGAACTTGCCCTGCTTCAAGCCGGGAAAACGCTTGGGCTGCAGCGGGATGACCTTCTGGAAGCCTATCCGGAAAAAAAAGAAGAGGCCTTCAGCCCTGAGACAAAAATGATGGCCACCTGGCATACCTGGAACCAGGACAAGATGGTGGCGGTAAAAGGCGCGCCTGAAGCCGTACTTGAATCATCCAGCCGGCTTTTGACAATAGAGGGGCAAACCCGGAAATTGGATAAAACATTGTATGAAAAACTGCTGCAGGCAAATGAAACCCTGGCGGATCAAGGGCTCAGGGTTTTGGGCATTGCCCGCAGATTCACAGATGCAGTACAAAAAGACCCTTATTCTTCTTTGACGTTCATGGGATTTGTGGGGCTTTTGGATCCACCGCGCAAAAATATCCGGAAGGTCATTGACAATCTCAAGCAAGCCGGGGTGCGGTTGGTCATGGTGACCGGAGATCATCCGGGGACTGCGTCCGCCATTGCACAAAAACTGGACCTGCCCGGAGATGGGGAAGCGGTGATACATGGTGATATCCTCAAGTCGACGCAAGACTACACGTCGGAAGAACGTCACAATCTTTTGAAATCTTCTGTTTTTGCGCGCATCTCTCCGGAGCAGAAACTCAATCTTGTTGCTTTGTTTCAGGCCGACGGGTCTGTGGTGGCCATGACAGGAGACGGAGTGAATGATGCCCCTGCCCTGACTAAGGCCGATATCGGCGTGGCCATGGGCGGACGGGGTACCCAGGTGGCCCGGGAGGCGGCAGACATTGTGCTCAAAGATGACAATTTTGCCACCATCGCCCTGGCCATGGAACAGGGCCGGGTCATATTCAGCAATATCCGCAAGTTTATTGTTTTTCTGCTTTCCGGGAACGTGGGTGCCATTCTGATTGTGGGGCTGGCCATGCTTTTCGGCAGCATATTACCGCTTTTGCCGTTGCAGATTCTGTACTTGAACATGATCAGTGATGTGTTTCCGGCCCTGGCATTGGGCGTGGGCAAAGGAGAACCCTCGGTGATGGACAGGCCGCCAAGGCCTTCCAGCGAACCTGTCGTGACCAGAGCCCTTTGGATGACCATTTTCGGGTATGGTTTGCTCATTGCCGGAACAGCGCTTACCGGTTTCTGGATATCTTTAGAAAAAATGTCTTTGTCCGGGGAACGCGCTGTGACCATCACCTTCCTGATCCTGGCGTTCACCCGAACCTGGCATGTGTTCAACATGCGTGATGCCGGATCCGGTGTGATCGTCAACGATGTGACACGCAATCTTTTCGTATGGGGTGCGGTGGTTTTAAGCATAGTGCTTCTGATTTTTGCGGTTTATTTTCCGCCATTGTCACAGGTATTGACAATGGTTGTGCCCACGCCCTTCCAGTGGCTGTTTATCCTTGGCATGAGCCTTGTTCCACTGGTAGTTGTCCAGATTATAAAACAAATGGCACCGCACAAAAATTCTGATACACTTCTTAGAAAACGATACGTACAATAA
- a CDS encoding TrkH family potassium uptake protein: MQSLLYSVRFSVVLKYFGHLNLVLAVLVLVPLTASLFLGDYTISVRYLLVLVVFIAMGSGFSRLPAPRRMQVNEAMTVAAMTFLFGPLVMAYPMMGSGLSFLDAFFEAVSAVTTTGLSVTATVEDKPATFLFARAWMQWYGGLGIAVLALAVLIKPGQAARRLGDLADYEDDLVGTTRSHVKHILLVYGVLTLIGILVLAVLGTGWWNAVLYIFAAVSTGGFAPYDNSLTALGGYWPQGAVLIFSAAGGISFVFYRQFFQENRQGLFHDAQTRAFLLICPAAMLLTAFFFWFENGFQWSTALLQGGFNALSAQTTAGFSSMDISQVGAGGKFILVLSMLSGGCLGSTAGGIKILRLLILMRFFKLLIMKTAAPKHAVSQIRIGGKPLENEELLNALSVLLMYILVTGLSLLPFLAMGYDPMNAFFEVASAIGTAGLSTGITGPELHPFLKGVLCADMLMGRLEIIAWIVVLAPRTWIGQRMEE, encoded by the coding sequence ATGCAGTCACTATTGTACAGCGTTCGGTTTTCAGTCGTTTTGAAATACTTCGGCCATCTCAATCTTGTCCTGGCCGTCCTGGTCCTGGTTCCCCTGACGGCTTCCCTGTTTTTGGGAGACTATACCATCAGCGTGAGATACCTACTGGTTCTTGTTGTTTTTATCGCGATGGGCAGTGGATTTTCACGGTTGCCGGCGCCCCGGCGCATGCAGGTTAACGAGGCCATGACCGTGGCGGCGATGACCTTTTTATTCGGCCCCCTTGTCATGGCCTACCCCATGATGGGTTCCGGACTGAGTTTTTTGGATGCCTTTTTCGAAGCGGTATCGGCCGTTACCACAACCGGTTTAAGTGTGACGGCTACGGTTGAGGACAAACCCGCCACATTTTTGTTTGCCCGTGCATGGATGCAATGGTATGGGGGCCTGGGCATTGCCGTGCTTGCGTTGGCCGTGTTGATAAAACCGGGCCAGGCTGCGAGGCGGTTGGGCGATCTGGCGGATTATGAGGACGATCTTGTCGGCACCACCCGTTCACATGTCAAACATATTCTTCTGGTGTACGGGGTTCTGACCCTGATCGGCATCCTTGTGCTGGCGGTCCTTGGGACCGGCTGGTGGAATGCTGTACTCTATATCTTCGCTGCCGTGTCCACGGGAGGTTTTGCCCCTTATGACAATAGCCTGACTGCCTTGGGAGGCTACTGGCCCCAGGGGGCGGTCCTGATATTTTCTGCAGCCGGGGGAATTTCTTTTGTATTTTACCGGCAGTTTTTCCAGGAAAACAGGCAGGGCCTCTTTCATGACGCTCAAACCCGGGCCTTTCTACTTATCTGCCCGGCGGCCATGCTGCTGACGGCTTTTTTCTTCTGGTTTGAAAACGGTTTTCAATGGTCCACGGCACTGCTTCAAGGTGGATTCAACGCCCTTTCCGCCCAGACCACCGCAGGATTTTCATCCATGGATATATCGCAGGTCGGCGCCGGCGGTAAATTTATACTTGTCCTTTCCATGCTTTCGGGCGGCTGCCTGGGTTCGACGGCAGGGGGTATAAAAATCCTGAGACTGCTTATCCTGATGCGTTTTTTCAAGCTTTTGATCATGAAAACAGCAGCACCGAAACATGCGGTTTCCCAGATCCGTATAGGCGGAAAACCCCTTGAAAACGAGGAACTTTTAAATGCCTTGAGCGTTTTACTGATGTATATTCTTGTCACGGGTTTATCGCTTCTGCCTTTTTTGGCCATGGGATACGACCCGATGAATGCGTTTTTCGAGGTTGCATCCGCCATTGGTACGGCAGGACTTTCCACGGGCATCACAGGTCCGGAGCTTCATCCTTTCCTCAAAGGCGTACTTTGTGCCGATATGTTGATGGGACGGCTGGAGATTATTGCCTGGATCGTTGTGCTGGCACCACGGACCTGGATCGGACAAAGAATGGAGGAATAA